From a single Hominilimicola fabiformis genomic region:
- a CDS encoding zinc ribbon domain-containing protein: protein MEEVFDKIKEHANKAKDSAVQVTKTVIEKTNNIVNQTKLKFSISETKSKIKDIYTEIGKSVYENYKSTGEVIDDMEEKFGKIDAMTEEVNELKEQLYQLKENVKCPKCGAYNHSDDVYCSKCGERIYNVNSDDTDSYDDDEVVIINAKKPETEED from the coding sequence ATGGAAGAAGTATTTGATAAAATAAAGGAACACGCAAACAAAGCTAAGGACAGCGCGGTGCAGGTGACAAAAACAGTCATTGAGAAAACAAACAACATAGTAAACCAAACAAAATTAAAGTTTTCAATAAGCGAAACGAAAAGCAAAATTAAGGACATCTATACCGAAATCGGTAAGTCTGTATATGAAAATTATAAATCAACAGGCGAAGTGATTGACGATATGGAAGAAAAGTTCGGTAAAATCGACGCTATGACGGAGGAAGTTAACGAGCTTAAAGAACAGCTTTATCAGCTTAAAGAAAACGTAAAGTGTCCGAAATGCGGTGCGTATAATCATTCTGATGATGTGTACTGCTCAAAGTGCGGTGAAAGAATTTACAACGTAAATTCAGACGATACAGACAGTTATGACGATGATGAAGTTGTTATAATAAATGCTAAAAAACCTGAAACAGAAGAGGATTAA
- a CDS encoding foldase protein PrsA, with amino-acid sequence MNFGRFGKIASVSLIGAMLLAGCSGNGQTVMKIGDTNITEGAVNFFANYGMGTEDVDAAVDNLKKEYLLKEVAKAMDITLTDDEAKQVKSTISNFKAQQGGKKAGDKLLKKYGVDDDIIETIISASTYSQQVMDQLDVAEPTDDEVKQYFVDNYLRAKHILISTKDMTTGADLDEDKLAEAEKKANEILERAKNGEDFDALIKEYNEDPGMESNQDGYFFTDGEMVSEFEDATKSIEPGEITMCKSDYGYHIIKRLPIDESDSKFGEYLENNKSAVQSAVTSKKQEEALEKKAEELGIKVEVNQDKIDKMVIQPKDTPELTTEAEPTTEAK; translated from the coding sequence ATGAATTTTGGCAGATTTGGAAAAATAGCAAGTGTATCATTGATTGGTGCAATGCTGCTTGCAGGTTGTTCGGGAAACGGTCAAACTGTTATGAAAATAGGCGATACCAATATTACGGAAGGTGCGGTTAATTTCTTTGCAAATTACGGAATGGGTACAGAGGACGTAGACGCCGCAGTTGATAATCTAAAGAAAGAATATCTTCTAAAAGAAGTTGCAAAGGCAATGGATATAACTCTAACCGACGATGAGGCTAAACAAGTTAAAAGCACTATTTCAAATTTTAAGGCTCAACAGGGCGGTAAAAAAGCCGGCGATAAGTTGCTTAAAAAGTACGGTGTTGATGATGATATAATTGAAACAATTATTTCGGCATCAACATATTCACAGCAGGTAATGGATCAGCTTGACGTTGCAGAACCGACAGATGATGAAGTTAAGCAGTATTTCGTAGATAATTATTTAAGAGCAAAGCATATTCTTATTTCAACAAAGGATATGACGACAGGTGCAGATCTTGATGAAGACAAGCTTGCAGAGGCTGAAAAGAAAGCAAACGAAATTCTTGAAAGAGCAAAGAACGGTGAAGATTTCGATGCACTTATAAAGGAATACAATGAAGACCCGGGTATGGAATCAAATCAAGACGGATACTTCTTTACAGACGGTGAAATGGTTTCTGAATTTGAAGATGCGACAAAGTCAATCGAGCCGGGCGAAATTACAATGTGTAAATCAGATTACGGTTATCACATCATAAAAAGATTACCGATAGACGAATCGGATTCAAAGTTCGGTGAGTATTTGGAAAACAATAAATCAGCAGTTCAGTCGGCAGTTACTTCAAAGAAACAAGAAGAGGCTCTTGAAAAGAAAGCTGAAGAATTGGGTATCAAGGTAGAGGTAAACCAAGATAAGATTGATAAAATGGTTATTCAGCCAAAGGATACGCCGGAACTTACAACAGAGGCGGAACCTACAACAGAGGCTAAATAA
- a CDS encoding Rossmann-like and DUF2520 domain-containing protein yields the protein MRCGDIIGGDNINAIGFIGAGKCGMSLAYYFRSKGVNVIGFSSRSNNTEDFELYSREKLINNSDIIFITTNDDNIQTIWNKIKDMNLKEKIICHCSGSVSSEIFKGADSENVCSVHPMLAFNSKHTSLNAISNAFFTVEGGGKAVDTVSEILSLCGNRFKIITPENKAKYHAAACFASNFVVSVCYKATELLQECGFSKSESESALSTLMKCNMDNILKVGCEKAITGPAARGDMATVEKHIEVLDERTRELYKELTNVIFDMKNGGIE from the coding sequence GTGCGTTGCGGTGATATTATCGGAGGTGATAATATAAACGCAATAGGATTTATCGGAGCGGGAAAATGCGGTATGAGTCTGGCTTACTATTTCAGAAGCAAGGGCGTAAATGTAATCGGTTTCTCGTCACGAAGTAACAATACGGAAGATTTTGAGCTTTACAGCCGTGAAAAGCTTATAAATAATAGTGACATAATTTTTATAACTACAAATGATGATAATATCCAAACGATTTGGAACAAAATCAAGGATATGAATTTAAAAGAGAAAATTATATGTCATTGCAGCGGCTCTGTGTCAAGTGAAATTTTTAAAGGTGCAGACAGTGAAAATGTTTGCAGTGTTCATCCGATGCTGGCATTTAACAGCAAGCATACGTCATTAAATGCAATATCAAACGCTTTTTTTACTGTCGAAGGCGGCGGAAAAGCAGTTGATACTGTTTCAGAAATTCTTTCATTATGCGGTAACAGATTTAAGATTATTACACCGGAAAATAAAGCCAAATACCATGCGGCGGCGTGTTTTGCGTCAAATTTTGTCGTATCGGTTTGCTATAAGGCAACGGAGCTTTTACAGGAGTGCGGTTTTTCAAAGTCGGAAAGCGAGAGTGCACTGTCAACACTGATGAAGTGCAATATGGACAATATACTTAAAGTCGGTTGTGAAAAAGCAATCACAGGACCTGCGGCAAGAGGGGACATGGCGACTGTTGAAAAACATATTGAAGTGCTTGATGAAAGAACAAGAGAGTTATACAAAGAACTGACAAATGTTATATTTGATATGAAAAACGGAGGAATAGAATGA
- the panB gene encoding 3-methyl-2-oxobutanoate hydroxymethyltransferase, whose product MKNTTVTFKNKKTDGEKITMLTAYDYTTAKLEDEAGVDSILVGDSLGMVIMGYDSTLSVTMEDMIHHSKIVARGAKNALVVTDMPFMSYQTSVYDAVVNAGRLIKEGHADAVKLEGGVKFEEHIRKIVDASIPVVGHIGMTPQSVNSFGGFKVQGKNIDDAKRIIDDAKAVERAGAFAVVLECVPTPLATYITEILSIPTIGIGAGNGCDGQVLVYQDMLGMYSDFTPKFVKKYGELGESMKNCFKQYCSEVKNGTFPKEENSFKMSEEVMKQITEEE is encoded by the coding sequence ATGAAAAACACAACAGTAACCTTTAAAAATAAGAAAACTGACGGTGAAAAAATTACAATGCTTACAGCTTATGATTACACAACGGCAAAACTTGAGGACGAGGCAGGCGTTGATTCAATACTTGTAGGCGATTCGCTTGGTATGGTTATTATGGGATATGACAGTACATTGTCTGTGACAATGGAAGATATGATACATCACAGTAAAATCGTTGCAAGAGGTGCAAAAAATGCACTTGTCGTAACAGATATGCCGTTTATGTCGTATCAAACATCTGTGTATGACGCAGTTGTGAACGCAGGCAGACTCATAAAAGAAGGTCATGCCGATGCGGTTAAACTTGAGGGCGGAGTTAAATTTGAGGAACATATAAGAAAAATCGTAGACGCGTCTATTCCTGTTGTCGGTCATATCGGAATGACGCCTCAATCGGTCAACTCGTTCGGCGGCTTTAAGGTTCAGGGCAAAAATATAGATGACGCAAAACGAATTATAGATGATGCAAAAGCGGTTGAAAGAGCCGGCGCATTTGCGGTTGTTTTGGAATGTGTACCGACACCGCTTGCAACATACATAACGGAAATTCTTTCAATTCCTACAATAGGAATCGGTGCGGGCAACGGCTGTGACGGTCAAGTGCTTGTATATCAGGATATGCTTGGAATGTATTCCGATTTTACACCGAAGTTTGTAAAGAAATACGGTGAATTGGGCGAGAGTATGAAAAATTGCTTTAAGCAATATTGCAGCGAAGTGAAAAACGGTACATTCCCAAAAGAGGAAAATTCGTTTAAAATGAGTGAAGAAGTTATGAAACAAATAACGGAGGAAGAATAA
- the adhE gene encoding bifunctional acetaldehyde-CoA/alcohol dehydrogenase: MAEINVNEMIDGYVAKAQKALNEFMALNQEQIDAIVKAMTLAGLDKHMELAKMAVEETGRGVYEDKITKNMFATEYVYHSIKNEKTVGVIAENDLEDYEIIAEPVGVVCGVTPVTNPTSTTMFKSLISVKSRNPIIFGFHPGAQKCSAAAAKIVLDAAVAAGAPENCIQWIEYPSIEATNALMNHPGVATVLATGGSGMVKAAYSTGKPALGVGPGNVPCYIHKSADLEQAVNDLILSKTFDNGMICASEQAAIVDKAIAPKFEKLMKKYGCYFAKPDEIKKLSDYCIDSEKGAVNPVIVGKPATWIAEQAGVKVPEGTKILLAKLDGVGPEYPLSREKLSPVLAYFIVDSTEEGIDRAEEMVMFHGMGHSAVIHANDEDVIQKYAATMKASRLIVNSPSSHGAIGDIYNTNMPSLTLGCGSYGGNSVSGNVTTVNLINQKRVAKRRVNMQWFKVPDKIYFEHNSIQYLEKMPNITRAFIVTDPGMVSLGYVDKILYYLRKRTEHVHCEIFSDVEPDPSIETVKRGAQMMDEFKPDVIIALGGGSAMDAAKGMWLFYEHPDVDFNSLRLRFLDIRKRAFKFPKMGNKAQLVAIPTTSGTGSEVTSFAVISDKKNNMKYPLADYELTPNIAIIDPQFVMSLPKSATADTGLDVLTHALEAYVSVMASDYTDGLAMKAIQLVFKYLPRAYKNGAEDAEAREKMHNASCMAGMAFTNAFLGLNHSIAHKIGGEYHVPHGRANAVLLPHVIKYNASIPSKFVSFPKYKKFIADEKYAEIAAFLGLPAKTTEEGVQSLINAVIDLMKEVNEPLSFSECGIDEETYMRNVPDIANKAFEDQCTTANPKLPLVKEIEQIMIDAYKGVN; the protein is encoded by the coding sequence ATGGCAGAGATTAACGTAAATGAAATGATTGACGGCTACGTTGCAAAAGCACAAAAAGCTTTGAACGAATTTATGGCACTTAATCAAGAACAGATTGACGCAATCGTAAAGGCAATGACTCTTGCAGGTCTTGACAAGCATATGGAGCTTGCAAAGATGGCTGTTGAGGAAACAGGCAGAGGCGTGTATGAGGACAAAATAACAAAGAATATGTTTGCAACAGAATATGTTTATCATTCAATCAAGAATGAAAAAACAGTCGGCGTTATTGCTGAAAACGACCTTGAAGATTACGAAATTATAGCAGAGCCTGTAGGCGTTGTATGTGGTGTTACACCTGTTACAAACCCTACATCGACAACAATGTTTAAGTCTTTGATTTCCGTTAAGTCAAGAAACCCTATTATTTTCGGTTTTCACCCGGGTGCTCAAAAATGCAGTGCGGCGGCTGCCAAGATAGTTCTTGACGCGGCAGTTGCGGCAGGTGCGCCTGAAAACTGTATACAGTGGATTGAATACCCATCAATCGAGGCAACAAACGCACTTATGAATCATCCGGGTGTTGCAACAGTTCTTGCAACAGGCGGCAGCGGAATGGTTAAGGCGGCATACTCAACAGGTAAGCCTGCACTTGGCGTCGGTCCGGGTAACGTACCTTGCTACATTCATAAGAGTGCTGACCTTGAACAAGCGGTTAACGACCTTATCCTTTCAAAAACATTCGACAACGGTATGATTTGTGCGTCTGAACAAGCCGCAATCGTAGATAAGGCAATCGCACCAAAATTTGAAAAACTTATGAAGAAATACGGCTGCTACTTTGCAAAGCCTGATGAAATTAAAAAGCTTAGTGATTACTGCATCGACAGTGAAAAGGGTGCTGTAAACCCTGTAATTGTAGGTAAGCCTGCAACATGGATTGCGGAGCAAGCGGGAGTGAAAGTTCCTGAGGGTACGAAAATTCTTCTTGCAAAACTTGACGGCGTAGGTCCTGAATATCCACTTTCAAGAGAAAAGTTGAGTCCGGTACTTGCATACTTTATCGTTGATTCAACAGAAGAAGGAATCGACAGAGCAGAAGAAATGGTTATGTTCCACGGTATGGGACACTCGGCTGTTATTCACGCAAATGATGAAGATGTAATTCAAAAGTATGCTGCAACAATGAAAGCAAGCCGTCTTATCGTAAATTCACCGTCATCACACGGTGCAATCGGTGACATTTATAATACAAATATGCCGTCACTTACACTTGGTTGCGGTAGCTACGGCGGTAACAGTGTCAGCGGTAACGTTACAACGGTGAACCTTATAAATCAGAAGAGAGTGGCTAAGAGGAGAGTAAATATGCAGTGGTTTAAAGTTCCGGATAAGATTTATTTTGAGCATAATTCAATTCAGTACCTTGAAAAAATGCCGAATATCACTCGTGCATTTATCGTAACAGACCCGGGTATGGTTTCTCTTGGTTATGTGGATAAGATTTTGTATTACCTAAGAAAGAGAACGGAGCACGTTCATTGTGAAATTTTCTCAGATGTAGAGCCTGACCCGTCAATCGAAACAGTAAAACGCGGTGCACAGATGATGGACGAATTTAAGCCAGACGTAATTATCGCACTTGGCGGAGGCAGTGCAATGGACGCCGCAAAAGGTATGTGGCTGTTCTATGAACACCCTGATGTAGACTTTAATTCACTTAGACTTCGTTTCCTTGATATAAGAAAACGTGCGTTTAAGTTCCCTAAGATGGGTAATAAGGCACAACTTGTAGCTATTCCGACAACTTCCGGTACAGGTAGTGAAGTAACAAGTTTTGCGGTTATTTCGGATAAGAAGAATAATATGAAATATCCTCTTGCAGACTACGAACTAACACCGAATATTGCGATTATCGACCCGCAGTTTGTAATGTCACTTCCGAAATCAGCAACTGCCGACACAGGTCTTGACGTGCTTACACACGCACTTGAGGCATATGTATCTGTAATGGCGTCGGATTACACAGACGGTCTTGCAATGAAAGCTATTCAGCTTGTATTCAAGTATCTTCCGAGAGCATACAAGAACGGTGCTGAGGACGCAGAGGCAAGAGAAAAAATGCACAATGCAAGTTGTATGGCAGGTATGGCATTTACAAACGCATTCTTGGGACTAAATCACTCAATCGCTCATAAAATCGGCGGTGAGTATCACGTTCCTCACGGCAGAGCAAATGCAGTATTGTTGCCGCACGTAATTAAGTATAATGCGTCAATACCTTCAAAGTTTGTGTCATTCCCTAAGTATAAGAAGTTCATCGCAGATGAAAAGTATGCTGAAATCGCAGCATTCTTGGGACTTCCTGCAAAAACAACAGAGGAGGGCGTACAGAGCCTTATAAATGCGGTTATAGACCTTATGAAAGAAGTTAATGAGCCGTTGTCATTCTCTGAATGCGGAATTGATGAAGAAACTTATATGAGAAATGTTCCTGACATTGCAAACAAGGCTTTTGAGGATCAGTGTACAACTGCAAATCCGAAGTTGCCGCTTGTTAAGGAAATTGAACAGATTATGATAGACGCTTATAAAGGTGTAAACTAA